The window GTCGTCGCCAGCGTCGTCTGCGTCGTCTTGGGGGCGGTCGGTCGGCTCGACGTCGATGTCCATGTCGGACCCCAAACGGCCAGGCTTTGTGTACTTCTCGGTCTCGGAACCTCGGATTGGGTGCCGCGGGAGACGGGACGGTGGTGACCACCACCGCCTCGCCGACCGGGTTTTTGTCCCATCCGACCGTCGTCTGTCGCATGCGCGAGTTCGCATCCGACCCACCCGAGGAAGAACGCGTGGGCGACGCCCTCCGCGACGCGGGCCACACCGTCGCCGTCGCCGAGTCCTGTACCGGTGGCCTCATCGGGTCGCTCCTCACCGACGTGCCGGGGTCGAGCGACTACTTCGACCGCTCGCTCGTCACCTACTCGTACGACGCCAAGCGCCACGAACTGGCCGTCTCGCGGGAGAGTCTCGACGAGTACGGTGCTGTCTCGGAACCCGTCGCCCGCGAGATGGCCGCCGCCGTCCGCGACGTTGCCGACGCCACGTGGGGTGTGGCGACGACGGGTATCGCCGGGCCAGACGGCGGGTTACCCGGTAAGCCAGTCGGCACCGTCTTCGTCGGCATCGCGTTCGCCGCGCCGTGGGGGTCCGAAGAATCGTACACGCGTGTCGAACGATTCGAGTACGACGGGTCGCGGACGCAGGTGAAAGAACAGATTGCGCGCGGTGCGCTGGAGATGCTTCGTGAAGAAATCGGGTCGGTCAGCGCGAACGCCGACGACTGAGACACCACAGACGCCATGCGACAGGTCGGACAGACGCGACAGGCCGGACGGACGCGACAGTGGGCTACCGCAGTCGGTCGGTTTCGTGGGAAAGCTTTGTATCCCGGCGGGCCAGTCTCAGCGCATGAACAAGAAGGGGCACGTGCTCAATGCCATCCTCTTAGCCCTCGGACTCGGTGTCATTCTCACTGTCGACCCGCGGACGTTCGAACCGAATCGTGTGGAGACGTACGTCCACCTCGCGCAGAAAATCGGACAGTTGTCGCTCCCGGTCATCCTCGGCGCACTCTTTCCCGACGTGGACACCGCCTTCGGAAAGCACCGCAAGACGCTCCACAACCTCCCGGTGTTGATTGCGTTCCTCGCCTTCCCACTCGTCTTCGACAACCTCCACTTCGTCTGGATTGGCGTCGCCACCCACTACGTCCTCGACATGGTCGGGTCGAAGCGGGGCATCGCCCTGTTCTACCCCCTCTCGCCCCAGGAGTACGACCTGCCGACGGGTGTGGCGACGAGTTCGAAACACGCTGACGCGGTCACGCTCCTCGTGACGGCCGCGGAACTCGGCGTCTTGGCCGGCGTCCACTACTACCTCGTTTCGCTCGACGTGTCGCTGGCGAACGCCGCGGCGTCGTTCGTGGACGCGACGGCGGCGCTCACGGTGGTTCTCTGAACGGCAAATCAGGCAAATCAGACGCTCAGTAGACGCTCACGTCGTCGAACGCGCCGTCGTACGCGATGTGGTTCGGGTGGGTCGGTTCCATCCCCGAGAGGAGGAGTCGGTCTATCTTCCCCCACGAGTTCTCGAAGCCGAGGTGGGCGAATTCGACTGCGCCGCGAAGCGTGTGTGAGAGTCCAGAGCGGCGCATCACGTGTCGCTCGTCACCGTTTCGAAGTGCGTCGACGAGGTCCGCCTCCGAGTCGATGTCACGGTCGAACTCGGTCCACGCTTCGCCGATGCTCCCGCGCAGGTGCGCGTACGACGACCCGAATCCGGGGAGCGCGGCCTCGCGGGCGATTTCGCGTCCGCGACGATTGTGACGCGAGAACGCTTTGGCGTTGTACGTCTCGACAGCGTGGATGGCGTCGCGGTGCTGACGGATGTCGTCGATGGTCAGACTCACCGTCAGCAGTTCAGGGTGCGGGACGAGGGTCGCTGCCTCCTGTCGGGCGAACTCGTCGAGTGCGCCGTCGAGGGTGATGAAGTCGGGGACTGGGTCGTCGAGGCCGACTGCGAGGAGGTGTTTGCGGTCGCGCCACGACCCCGTGAACACCTCACGGGCCGGGACGACGAGCAGTTCGTCGTCGGAAAAGCGCTCGGCGCGAGCACGGATGTCGGGAAGACGGACGAAGTGCGGTGCGTAGACGAGCACGTCGATACCGCGGGCTTTCGCACGAGAGACGACTCGCTCGTCGAGAATCTTCACGTGCATGTCTACCCGTGTCGTCGTGCTCGCGGTCACACGACCACGTCGGGGTAGACGATAGTTAGTGGTTGCTATTTCTGAGACGACAGGGGTCCGAAGAAACGGTTTAGTCCCCCACGTCCGTCGGGTCGAACATGCCTAGGTGGAAGTGCGGTGTCGAAGGGTGTGGTGGACGCTTCGAAGACGTCGAAAGTGTCATCATCCACCAGACGACGGAACACGAGCGACACGAGTGTAAGGTGTGTGGGACCATCGTCCCCGAGGGTTACTTCGCGATTCGCCACGCCTTCGACGAACACACCCGCGCGGAGTTCGTCCGCGCGTACGAAGCAGACTCCACGGCGGTCCGCATCCGTGAAGACGTCAAAGACGCCGTCGAAGACGAAGCAGACCTCAACAGTATCGTCCAGCAACTCCGTGAGAAGGGCGCGCTGTAAGAACGACTGTTCGCGTGCGGCAGGGTGTTGGTGGGACCGTCGATACGCCCGACTCCGGTGAGAGCTTCATACGCTCGACTCGGTAGGGGTGCCGCGGAATACGGAGAGAGGAGAGAGAACTGACCGAGCGGTGCTTATCGCTCTTCGGAGTCGAGGACGCGAATCTGGTCGCCGCGGACGGTGACCGGAATCGGAACCGTCGCCTCGTAGAGTTCGACGGTGACCTGGTCTTTCGTCTCGTCGATACGCTGGACGCGTGCCTTCTCGCCTTTGAACGGGCCGGCGATGAGTTCGACGATGTCACCCTCGGCGATGCCTTCGACGTCGGGCGTCGGCGACAGGAAGTGTTCGACTTCGGCCATGCTGGACGTGCCGACCATCCCACCACTCTCGACGAGACCACGGGCGTGTGGAATCTCTTCGAGGACGCGCGTGACGATACCGTCGTCGTCTGCTTCGACCATCACGTAACTCGTGAGCGAGTCGGGCGCGAGGACGGCGTGAATCTCGGCGAAGTCCTTCGACGCAATCATGTCCGCGACCGTTCGCTCTTGGCGAGCGGTCGTCTTTACGGCGAAGATTGGCATCTCAGACGCCTCCGGGGAGGAAACTCATGACCGCGAAGATGATGAATCCGAGCAGTCCGACCAGGAAGATGCCCGCGCCGGCAATCTTGGAGATTTGAGAGAACTCCTGCCAGGAAGGCGTGCTCGCGAGTTTCAGCACGCGAACGTAGCTGTTGAGGTCGTATTTGACGTCCATGTTGGTGGGGGCTAAGACGGCCGGCTTTTTCTATCTATTGATGCTCGTCGCTTCGGAGCGACACGTCTGTACGACATGCGTCGACAGAAAAACGAGTGCGGTCGTGTCCAGCACGGACGACCCGCCGACACGAGTCCGACCGATGCGGTCCACCGAGTCGCGGTTGCGACCGATTACTCGACGTAGTCGATGTCTTCGAGGCGTTCCTGTGCGGCTTCTTGGACCTGCCCGTTGCGGCCGTAGATTTGCGGCGATTCGACGCCCGTGACGACAATCATCGTCCGCATCATGCCTTCGAGTTCGTCGTCGACGGAGGTCCCCCAGATGATACGCGCGTCGGGGTCGATGCGGTCGTAAATCTCCTCAACCACACCTTCTGCCTCTTCGATGCTCATGTCCGACCCACCGGTGACGTTGACGAGTGCGGAGTTCGCGCCGGAGATGTCCACGTCGAGAAGCGGCGAGCGAAGCGCGGATTTGACCGACTCCTGCGCCTTGGACTCCGAATCGGACTCGCCGAGACCAATCATGGCGACGCCACCACGTTCCATGACCGTCTTCACGTCGGCGAAGTCGAGGTTGACGAGACCCGGTTTGGTGATGAGTTCGGTGATGCCCTTGACAGAGCGCATCAGCACTTCGTCGGAGACTTTGAACGCTTGCCGGACGGGGAGTTTCCCGACGGCGTCGAGCAGGCGGTCGTTCGGAACGACGATGACCGTGTCGGAGACGTCGCGGAGGCGTTCCAGACCCGCTTCGGCGTTCGTTCGTCGGACCTCTCCTTCGGCCGTGAAGGGGGTCGTGACGATAGCGATGGTGAGTGCGCCAGATTCGCGTGCCGCCTTCGCGACGACGGGCGCGGACCCCGTCCCAGTGCCGCCACCAAGACCGGCCGTTACGAACACCATGTCAGAGCCTTCGATGGCGTCGTAAATCTCCTCTTGCGATTCGAGTGCCGCCTCTTCACCCACCTGCGGGAGGGACCCGGCACCACGGCCCTGCGTCTTCTGCTCGCCCATGAGAATCTTCGTGTCAGCACCGATTTCGACGAGGTGCTGCACGTCGGTGTTCGCAGCGACGAGTTTGGCTCCCTTGATACCCTCTTGGTGCATTCGGTTGACGGTGTTGCCACCCGCACCACCGCACCCGACCACCGTGATGTTGGTCTGAAGGTCTTTGAGAACCGCTTTCAGTTCGTCGTCAGTCATCGTGCCAGACCGGTTGATGTTGTTCGGGCCGCCGACTTCGGTCGTCCCATCCCCCATGTCCTCGGCCTCATCGATTGCGTCGTCGACGATAGAGTCCATATTTGTGCAGACGGTTTACGGAGGATGACTAATTATCTTTCCCCCTTGTGTCAGACGAGCGTCTGACGATGCCGATATTTGGGTCATTTAATAATTTCATTCTGATACAATCTACGAGAAATATGACAATCGCACTTAATTGATAACTAACTGCGTCACACTGTGAACTCGACAACTCGCTCGCGCGAGACGTCCGTGGGGTCGATAGTCTCCCCGTCGACTTCGACTACCTGTCCAGCCGATAGTTTCCCGAACGCCGGGCCCTCTGGAACGCCTAACTCGCGTGCCGCGTCGGGGTCGAACGCACTGGTGCGGGCCGTGACAGTACCGTCCTCACGGACGACCGAGTCGTACTTCCGGCGTAAAATCTCACAGAGACGCTCGACGAGTTCGTCGTATCCCGCTCCGGTGACTGCGGCGCGACCGACCGCGCGCACGCCGCCCTCGGTCGTGTGGAACGCGACTGTCGTCTCTGCGACGGCGTCGAGAGCGTCGTCGAGGTCGACGCCCTGTGCCTCGCCGAGGAGTCCATCTGGAAGCGATACGACGTCGTACGCGTCCGCGTCGATGTGCGCTCCGAATCGGAGTCCGTCTTCGATGCGCGTGATATCAGATTCGAGTTCGCGGACGCGAGCGAGTGGGACGCCAGCAGTCTCGCGGACCCACGTCTCGGAGACGACGCGATACCCCTCCTCATCGAGGACGGCGGCGAGGTCGTCTCGGTCGCCGTCGACGAGTGCAACGTCGGCCGCCGACGCCTCGAACGCGCGACGAAGCACGTCACGGTTCTCGTCGGGCGACCCCATCGCCTTCAGTTGCCAATCCGCCGCGATGTGCCCCACACACCAGTCGGTGTCGTCGAGGACGCGAAGGAACCGCGGCGCGTAGTGGCCGCCACCGAATCCGACGAGTTGTCGGTCGGTGTCGGCGTCGACGCCCTCGATGTCGAGGACGGCGACCGCCACGGCGCGTGCACCGTCTGGGTCTTCCCACTCGTCCTCGCCACTCCCGAGTTCGACGAACATCGACGGGACCGTGGTCCGCGTCGGCCCGTGGTGTGTCGCCTCGATACCGACCTCGTAGCCGTCGGGTGCGTGGTCACGGAGGGCCGCGACGACGGCGCGTTGGGCGTTTGGACAGGCGCGAGCGAAGTCACCTGCATCACCACCGTAGTCGGCGGGGCCGAAGTTCCCAGTGAAGTGTGCGGTCAAGAGTGGCCCCGTCTCGCCGGAGTGTCGAGAGACGACGGCGAGGTGGTCGAGGTCCGCAGCAAACGCCTCGGCGGGGTCGTCGAGGTAGATGTGGAGGTCGTCGAACTCACGGAGTTCGAACCCCTCACGGCGATAGAACGTGCCGCCACCGTCGGCGTCCGGTCGGTCCTCGTCGGTCTGTGCGTCCCACTCGGCGATGTCGAGTAGGTGCTCGCCGATGTGGACCGATGCGATGTCGGCGCGGCTGACGACGATTCCAATCACGATTCGAGGGTCGCCGACGGTGGCGAAAAGGGCGTCGGAAACGGCGAAGAGACGTGTAGTCGAAGCGACTGCAACCGAACAGTACGGGCGCGTTCAGTCCTCGGCAGCAGCGACGGGTTCCTCGGAAGCGTCCTCGGTGAAGTCGCCGCGTACCCGTCGGATGGACCGTCTGGCGACCGAGTGCAGTTCACGCCAGCGGATGATGAACAGCCCCGTCCCGAGCGCCATGTAGACGACAGCGAAGGCGAAGAGCGACGTCGTCCCGTCGAGCGTGACGAGGCCGAGGACGGGAATCGGGAGGGTGACTGCTGCCCCCGTGACGGCGTAGATGAACTGCGCGAAGAACAGGCCGAGGAGGACCAGCGCTTCGCGGACGCTAATCGTGAGCGAGATGAGGACGGCGATTGCGAAGTAACTCTGCGCGGCGGTGAGCCAGATTTCACCTGCCTGGTGGTTGTCGAGCGGGAGCGGTCCGTAGTAGCCGAGCGAGAGGCTGTAGACGAGGACGAGCGTGCCGATGAGGAGCGTCCACTGGTTGAGTTTCGACGAGATGAGTGCGTTGAATCCAGCTGTCGACCGGGCCTTGTTGACGAGGTAGGCGACGACGATGAGTTCGGGACTCTCACTGGCGAGCGGTGCGACCCACTGAATCATCAAGAACGGCGGGACGCCGACGGCGGTGCCGAGTTCTTCGAGGCCGTGGGCGAAGGGTTCGACGGCGACGAGGATGACGAACCCCGAAAAGAGGAACAACGAGAGCGTCGTGGCGATGCGCTTCGGTTTGACGTACGACTGAAGATACGCGGGAACGCCAATCTGTTCTTCGTGTTCGTGCGGCGAGTTCAACGCGACGAGGATGTACGAGACGTAGAGGCCGACGAGGACGAACATGTCGAACGCGCCGATTCCGTCACCGAGTGGCACGAAGAACGCGAACATCGTCGCCACGAAGAGGAAGAGAATCTCCGTCGAGATGCCCGTGTCCAGACGGACGGCGTCGGCGAGGAACCCGGGGCGGTTCTCGACAGCCTCGTCGCCGGTCTCACGCGCTCGGAAGACGGTGAAGAGCGCGATTGCAGACCAGCCGATACCGATGAGGATGCGGTTCGCACCAGTCATGTTGGCGACGGCGAGACTGGCAGCCTCGGCGGATTCGGGCGACCCTGGATTGATACCCGCCTCCCACGCGTAGAGTGCGTCGACGGCGTATTCGGGAGCGACTGCGAGGACAGCGAGGATAGCCAAGGCGAATGCGCGCGGCACGTCCGCTTCCGCCGTCTCGGCACCCCACGCGAGGAGGAACGATGCGCCGAGGACGGCGATGCCGCTCAATGCGACCGTGAC is drawn from Haloferax litoreum and contains these coding sequences:
- a CDS encoding CinA family protein, whose product is MREFASDPPEEERVGDALRDAGHTVAVAESCTGGLIGSLLTDVPGSSDYFDRSLVTYSYDAKRHELAVSRESLDEYGAVSEPVAREMAAAVRDVADATWGVATTGIAGPDGGLPGKPVGTVFVGIAFAAPWGSEESYTRVERFEYDGSRTQVKEQIARGALEMLREEIGSVSANADD
- a CDS encoding metal-dependent hydrolase, giving the protein MNKKGHVLNAILLALGLGVILTVDPRTFEPNRVETYVHLAQKIGQLSLPVILGALFPDVDTAFGKHRKTLHNLPVLIAFLAFPLVFDNLHFVWIGVATHYVLDMVGSKRGIALFYPLSPQEYDLPTGVATSSKHADAVTLLVTAAELGVLAGVHYYLVSLDVSLANAAASFVDATAALTVVL
- a CDS encoding PHP-associated domain-containing protein, encoding MHVKILDERVVSRAKARGIDVLVYAPHFVRLPDIRARAERFSDDELLVVPAREVFTGSWRDRKHLLAVGLDDPVPDFITLDGALDEFARQEAATLVPHPELLTVSLTIDDIRQHRDAIHAVETYNAKAFSRHNRRGREIAREAALPGFGSSYAHLRGSIGEAWTEFDRDIDSEADLVDALRNGDERHVMRRSGLSHTLRGAVEFAHLGFENSWGKIDRLLLSGMEPTHPNHIAYDGAFDDVSVY
- a CDS encoding DUF7565 family protein; the protein is MPRWKCGVEGCGGRFEDVESVIIHQTTEHERHECKVCGTIVPEGYFAIRHAFDEHTRAEFVRAYEADSTAVRIREDVKDAVEDEADLNSIVQQLREKGAL
- a CDS encoding transcription elongation factor Spt5 — its product is MPIFAVKTTARQERTVADMIASKDFAEIHAVLAPDSLTSYVMVEADDDGIVTRVLEEIPHARGLVESGGMVGTSSMAEVEHFLSPTPDVEGIAEGDIVELIAGPFKGEKARVQRIDETKDQVTVELYEATVPIPVTVRGDQIRVLDSEER
- a CDS encoding protein translocase SEC61 complex subunit gamma — encoded protein: MDVKYDLNSYVRVLKLASTPSWQEFSQISKIAGAGIFLVGLLGFIIFAVMSFLPGGV
- the ftsZ gene encoding cell division protein FtsZ; translated protein: MDSIVDDAIDEAEDMGDGTTEVGGPNNINRSGTMTDDELKAVLKDLQTNITVVGCGGAGGNTVNRMHQEGIKGAKLVAANTDVQHLVEIGADTKILMGEQKTQGRGAGSLPQVGEEAALESQEEIYDAIEGSDMVFVTAGLGGGTGTGSAPVVAKAARESGALTIAIVTTPFTAEGEVRRTNAEAGLERLRDVSDTVIVVPNDRLLDAVGKLPVRQAFKVSDEVLMRSVKGITELITKPGLVNLDFADVKTVMERGGVAMIGLGESDSESKAQESVKSALRSPLLDVDISGANSALVNVTGGSDMSIEEAEGVVEEIYDRIDPDARIIWGTSVDDELEGMMRTMIVVTGVESPQIYGRNGQVQEAAQERLEDIDYVE
- a CDS encoding D-aminoacyl-tRNA deacylase; translated protein: MIGIVVSRADIASVHIGEHLLDIAEWDAQTDEDRPDADGGGTFYRREGFELREFDDLHIYLDDPAEAFAADLDHLAVVSRHSGETGPLLTAHFTGNFGPADYGGDAGDFARACPNAQRAVVAALRDHAPDGYEVGIEATHHGPTRTTVPSMFVELGSGEDEWEDPDGARAVAVAVLDIEGVDADTDRQLVGFGGGHYAPRFLRVLDDTDWCVGHIAADWQLKAMGSPDENRDVLRRAFEASAADVALVDGDRDDLAAVLDEEGYRVVSETWVRETAGVPLARVRELESDITRIEDGLRFGAHIDADAYDVVSLPDGLLGEAQGVDLDDALDAVAETTVAFHTTEGGVRAVGRAAVTGAGYDELVERLCEILRRKYDSVVREDGTVTARTSAFDPDAARELGVPEGPAFGKLSAGQVVEVDGETIDPTDVSRERVVEFTV
- a CDS encoding sodium:calcium antiporter, with the translated sequence MVRRRLSHPLVAVFGAALLTVPWLGLHSLFGIELQTGVTVALSGIAVLGASFLLAWGAETAEADVPRAFALAILAVLAVAPEYAVDALYAWEAGINPGSPESAEAASLAVANMTGANRILIGIGWSAIALFTVFRARETGDEAVENRPGFLADAVRLDTGISTEILFLFVATMFAFFVPLGDGIGAFDMFVLVGLYVSYILVALNSPHEHEEQIGVPAYLQSYVKPKRIATTLSLFLFSGFVILVAVEPFAHGLEELGTAVGVPPFLMIQWVAPLASESPELIVVAYLVNKARSTAGFNALISSKLNQWTLLIGTLVLVYSLSLGYYGPLPLDNHQAGEIWLTAAQSYFAIAVLISLTISVREALVLLGLFFAQFIYAVTGAAVTLPIPVLGLVTLDGTTSLFAFAVVYMALGTGLFIIRWRELHSVARRSIRRVRGDFTEDASEEPVAAAED